Proteins co-encoded in one Halorussus vallis genomic window:
- a CDS encoding VOC family protein has protein sequence MTSDSDPEIYPMPMFAGLEVSDVARSAEWYEDVLGFANVFQMPTLAHLRYRKYADVLLVPSETEGERERRASGVTVSFTAEGETVAEIAERARDADADVSGPTETSYNTREVEITDPDGYALAFTEPVDTSRRFEDVMGVEYENR, from the coding sequence ATGACATCCGATTCCGACCCCGAAATCTACCCGATGCCGATGTTCGCCGGACTCGAAGTCTCGGACGTCGCTCGGTCCGCCGAGTGGTACGAGGACGTTCTCGGTTTCGCGAACGTCTTCCAGATGCCGACGCTGGCGCACCTCCGCTATCGAAAGTACGCGGACGTGCTCCTCGTTCCGAGCGAAACCGAAGGAGAGCGTGAACGACGAGCGAGCGGCGTCACCGTCAGTTTCACCGCCGAGGGCGAAACCGTCGCCGAAATCGCCGAGCGGGCGCGCGACGCCGATGCCGACGTGAGCGGTCCGACCGAAACCTCTTACAACACGCGGGAGGTCGAGATCACCGACCCGGACGGCTACGCGCTGGCGTTCACCGAACCCGTCGATACGTCCCGACGTTTCGAGGACGTCATGGGGGTGGAGTACGAGAATCGATAG